The genomic interval ATTCCCATCTTCTTGCAATAATTGTAAACAAGATTACCTATATCCTTAACCTTAGGATAATATGCCCTATCATCAGGATGTGGAGTAACCACGTCATGTCCATGCTCGATTTGAACGTGGCTGTCCAGAAGTTTCTTGATGACCTTAGGTGCTGTTATTCCACTGTGCACCAGTTCCTTCACTTTGGCGATTATGGATGGGTGAATGTTACGTGATCTTCCTGTGAACTCGTGATTGTGGGCAGACCCTAGAGGCAAGGTGACGTAATATAATTCTTCTTTCTCCACGTCTGATTTTTTTGACAGTGCGGTACGTAGTGCCTTCAACCTGACCTTTCGCTCTGCAGGGAATGAAAGTGGATGCACAGCATAGCCCGGATACCTGAAATAAAAGATTGAGGTCTCTGGGAATAAACCTACAATGACAAGTGATGTAACTTTAGGcacaactttttaaaaattaagtagaAATCATACTCCACTGGAGAACTTTGAAATGTGAGCCACTTACTCCCAAAAGAGCACTGACTTCAGCATTTTTAAGGCACAATCCATAACCCACAATTTTGACAAAGAGAAAagtccccatgcagtgaagttctctAAAGTTCGTGATCATTTAACTACAGTATATATCTTTTGGTGAGACTGAGGCAAGGTCAACTAGAAAGTCATCACAGCTTTTATAATAAAGATGAGTTTAGTACTTCatcaaaaattcttaaaatatatatagtactatctaTAACAGCATTCATAAAGTAATCCAAAGGCAATGAAACATCAACCTTGCTGCAGTCTCTAACAGCTTTGTCATATATCACTGGTTTACAAAGAGGATGCTGTTTATTTCTATAGGAGCTATGAGGATGACTACTTACAAGGGGGCCTAAACCCAAAGTAATATTTCAAattacatatacagtatacagtGCAGCAGTATCAAACTACTATGAGTGAAAAATTGCCTCCTTATGTGACCAGTACAAATTTCTCAGgcaaaaatcatgattattaCAACTTTACCTGAGCAATCATTGGCCCAAGTAAAGTTTACTAATAAAATGCAACCACTTCCAGGATTAATTTGCTCAGGATTAATTCTTCGAACACTATTTGAATATCACTGTCAAACACTTATACTGCATTAAATTTCcataaaatatttcttcaaagGTACTGCTTTTCCCTCCCTATCATGACTGAATCAAATGAAAAAGCTTTAACTGCAGATCCCAAACTCCATTCCTTGATCATTTTCCTCTCCAACAAACTGTAGCCTTCAAATTTCTATTCTACAAATACTATTTTGGTTAGTGTTTACATGAGTAGTGATTATCCACCATTCTCTGGGGCAACTGCACATTATAAACTGTGTGAAGACCAGCCCACCCCTAGAATGCTTAGTTTGGGAACTGCCCCTTTTAAAATGCTTATCACCCACCAGATTTAGACCAAATATTTCTGTTAGAACTGATCTTATGGATGCAGAGTTACAGGCTTTGACAAAATACCATTACAGATGTggagacaggaaaaaaaagtaacaagcACAACGAGAGGCACGAAACTTAAGTTGAACAAGCATAAGACAAATACATGCTCAAGGCATAAGACGCACCAGTAAAACAATATGCACATACCACGATGAAGCATAAAAGGAAGACTGCGAAAAGTATAAGACAATGAACAATCAAGAACATACATGTCCAACAAGCATAAGACACATATGCTCAAGACACATACATACTCAAGACATATATGATACACAAGTGATGTGGATACCATCCACAAACCATATAAAATATCTACTTAAGCAGGTTGTGAATCACATAAAGCATTCAAGTACTTACTTGACAATGACCTTCACAGTTATTTTAGCAGGGCATGACGTGAACATGACGTCTTTGTATGCTTTCTTGGGCGTTCTTGATACTTTGGTCTTCTTTTCCTCAACCCTGTTACTATTCTCTTCAGATTTCCCTCTGTCTCCTTCATTTATAAACTCATCAGGAACCGAGATGTCCACAAtctcatcactttttttcttctggaAAAATCAGTTTTTAGTCATGTGAAATAAGTGAAGtcattaaaactaataaaagactTTAACACTAATCAGTTCTGTATGCAAATTCATAAGCTTGAGTACCAAAGCACAAAAGACATGAAACGATCTGGTAAATACAACATCAAAACCTGATAAACAGTTATGATAAATGCACATACAGTGTTGTACAGCAGAGTCAATGAAAACTGAAATGTAAACTGAAATGGAGGATAAGCAGAAGTACCTACTGACAAGATTGATTCTCAAGGAAAGAATCTAGTAGCAAACCACTGTGTGTTCTTGTGAACATAAGCTATGGGGTTAGGTACTGTACACCAGCCGTAGATATCTCTACATCCAAAGGACATGTGTATGAATTATACATGCAAGCAAACGATTTCCAACAGAGTGAGAAACGACAAtcccaaatatataaaaaagtattatAATTTTTGGTATTTTAACCAAGATAATGAGTTAATCATTTGTGTGGATTATCTTGGACACATTAGATTACAATTTAacacttgaaaatagaaatttttgttttatgaaacaaGTCTAGGGACATAAAAGATGCTACGTACCTATATTTATAGCATAAATTTCTAGGAAACTTCATAGCTCTATTTATAGCATAAATTTCTAGGAAACTTCATAGCTCTATTTATAGCATAAATTTCTAGGAAACTTCAGAGTTCTATTTATAGCCTAAATTTCTAGGGAACTTCAGAGCTCTATTCATAGCATAAATTTCTAAGGAACTTCAGAGCTCTATTCATAGCATGTATTTCTAGGGAACTTCAGAGCTCTATTCATAGCATGTATTTCTAGGGAACTTCAGAGCTCTATTCATAGCATAAATTTCTAGGAAACTTCATAGCTCTATTTATAGCATAAATTTCTAGGGAACTTCAGAGCTCTATTCACCGCATAAATTTCTAGGAAACTTCATAGCTCTATTTATAGTATAAATTTCTAAGGAACTTCAGAACTCTATTTATAACACAAATTTCTAGGAAACTTCAGAGCTCTATTTATAGCATAAATTTTTAGGGAACTTCAGAGCTATATTCATAGCATAAATTTCTAGGAAACTTCAGAGCTCTATTTATAGCATAAATTTCCAGGGAACTTCAGAGCTCTATTCATAGCATAAATTTCTAGGAAACTTCAGAGCTCTATTCATAGCATAAATTTCTAGGAAACATCAGAGCTCTATGTAGATGCATGAAAGTCAAATACTAAACCACAAACTAGGGGCGGTGCATCATGACTAATTTGAGAATCCTTATCAAagagaatgatatatatagatacctaaaTACAGTAAGCGCATCCATCATTGCTACTCACCTTAAATTTATAATTCATCCCGAAGGTACACTTCAGGTCCTCAGAGGAGGCAATGATAAAAGGAACGCCATCAAACATGACTCTCTTGTGTTGCCACATGATACGACACTCCTGAGACCGCGCATTACGTCGTTTCTCAAAGTTGCATGGATGGCTGCGGAGAATGACTGTGGTCAGCACTGGGAGTTACCAAATGGACTACAAAGAGTCCACCATAATACTACGTACTATACTCCAATTGTGATCCAGATGAGACATGAAATTCACTCTTCCCTTTTGACATAAAAACTTATTTGACATCTTGACAAAATCACTAGGAACATTTAATACATCAACACAAAACTCAGTAGTGTAATAAATATGTACACTATGCAATTTAACCTTGATTTTCACAGGCCTTTTGCAATCAAATCTCTGAGATCGGTGAGCAGCAAAACTCCATAAACAACTGGAACTAAAGTTTAATCCAGTTTTCAGTCAACGTGTGACACTAAAATATACTGACAGAGTAAATTTTTTCTATCCTTAAAGAATGcttctgaatattttaaagacagcttttacataatttttcatctttattctaAAACTAGTAGACTGCCCTAGTTGAGATCAACAGTAAAACAGCACTGTACTACAAtacaaatatttgtatattaactgtcctttgacattttacatactaaaaaaaaaaacccatctgGACTGTTACATGATGTAGGTGTATGTCTGATTTTTATGGATGTGAATGTATCCAAAGCAGTTCTATACCTTTTCCCGCTAAACACTTTACTATTAAAAACAAATGCGAAAGAAAATAACTTGGTGTACTGCAATCtacaatataaaattttacataccAAAACTGAAAAACATAAATTCGATAACAAAACACCAACCTCTTAATATAATCACAAAGAATACTTCTGGAATGTCCTTCTAAGGCTTGATGCAAGATGGCTTTGGAAGAGGCAATGCCATAGATCCACTTTCCATCTATTACTCTGACTGAGGTTAAGTATTGGCCCCATACAGGTACTTCTACCAAAGGTAACTCTGGCTTCAAGTTGTTCTAGAGAGAAGAAATGAGGAAAGCAATTAAGTAACTGATAACTAAAAGAATGTGTGTACAATAATTCTTCATAGATCCATTGACCAACATCTAGTTTTAGTAAATACTCAAAAATACTGGAATCCCTTTTTGGCTTCATAGCACTAATGACTATGTACATCTGTCCTGTCACTTCAAATCAGCTGAAAACTTAACACATTCAAATGAATGACTAAAACTTATAAACAGTGGGTCTTAATTATTATTTGTCATTAAGAACTCTTGAAATAATGATAGACATTATAAAATCACATACAGgtttaaaataatttatcattCTTCAGTCAAAGAACCACAAACAACAGAGGTACTTACAAAAACTTTCCCTTTATCTGACGGAGAAAGGGGGTAATGTTTTCTCTTCTTGAGGAAGTTGATCCTCCTGATGACGTTGTCTTCTTCCTCTAAGCTCTTCCATTTCAATCTTGCCCTCCTGGCAGATTTCCTCCTAGGCACCTGTGAGCTGTCGTCTTCATTTTCCAACTTGATGTCAAAGTTTTCCTTCTGAGAACCCTCGGAAAGGCTGATCGTGGGGAATTCATCTCTTGACAAATCTTGAAACACAAACCTGGATTCTATAAGGCCTGGTTTCACATGATTGGAATCACTACTGTTTGGCTGTTCAACTGGGAGGCATCTGTTACTTGCAACTTCTAAAGAGTTTCTGATGTCAGCAACAGCACTGCTGGAGCCCTGGCCTGATTTGACGTAAACCGAGACTAAATCAGATGTTCTCGGTGCCTGTACTTCAATTCTTGGTTCTTCACCACTGACCTGCACTAAAACTTGTTGATCAATCAAATAGGGAACTGACTGAACTTGGACTGATGTACCATCTTTAACCACACTATCAGGCAAGTCAACCATGACACATCCCTGAACTGGTTCCCCAATCACAATTGAGCCTGGCTCACTCCTGTTCCCAACTGTGGGAAGTAAACCATCTAAGGGTATGTCAGAATCTAATTCAACGGTCTGGGATGATGAAGCATTTTCTACAGTAACTTTTCTAGTTTTCCCTTTACCCCCTTCACCAATCATTTTACAGTCTATAAGCGGCTCACCGGAGGGGCACTTGTTCTTCAGCACTATGTCCCCATGTGGAATACTTCTGTGCACCTGGTAAACACTTGGTACACTTGATGGCTGCCCTGATGATTCCATGTTACAGACCACGATCTGAACATTATTACATTTTGAATGTTGCGCCTTCTATGTTTACATGTTTCTTGACTAAGGCTTCTGTTAATCCACAAATTGCACTTCATTAAAACATCTGCTTCCTTTCAACTTAGTTGTTTGTGAAGAGTTCCCAACCAAGCCATCGGATGTAGAGAAAAAGGAGTACTACTGGGAGTGAAAGGGGCACCACCAAGATGTAATACAGCAGGCCAAATTCtgggaaaaataacaaaatgcaattaatttactgtaattaaaaaaacaaaccttATCATTAGATTGGCAtcataaataaacataaagaGGTAACTGCTGAGCTAAAGGGCTGCTGTGGTAGTAGTCTGCAACTTTCCAAGACATAGCCTAGGACTTGAAGTTAGCTTGGGTTAGGTGACATCCCTGCatttcacttattttcatttGCCTCCACTCAAAAACCGGTAGAAATTAAAACTTCCACCACGGCTGGTTCCTGCCAAGTCACCGACTGGAACATTTACCGCCATTTGTCTGTTTTGTTATTGTGTTTATAGGTAGTATATTTACCTTcattatgttttatgtttatacaCAAGGGgttagggtagatcatcacagcaggccaagcaggccacctaccatcaatgcaagccaccctccgaaaaagtacattataacacgtcctgacacccgagatgggcatcagtcgcgacttgttgttggtgagaaacggagcttaaacgacctctactctcctttcgaagtaagtattttctccaaagttagaaattaaggccaaattttaagatttaaacagagggtactgaaaacggtctcaaacgtagtgcaaatctcaccaaaacgcgttcaacatttttacttacaactcgaggtatttagaagattgacgccatctcgatgtttacggagtagcttgtgtcaataaactaaccatttcctgtgataaatccgcacaccacttgtaccacagacgctggagcacttttatcacaacaatcgaaacacgatttctcatcaacaacaagccaggcgtaaacagctgttggggtagaagatgacgagaagcgtgctcttggctaatttttaaataagtagtaaaacatcaatattttacatattttatgatgattaatttgaaaaatattcgttattgaaaaagtaactcgactctgactcaaatttaagtaattatttttctgaattagaacgttctttcaagttctgtattatgacgtcacgacatcttgactttcgtacctattgtaaataattgctatactcaactgtcattgcagaacagtttaccagttattcatgcagattgttatcagctatacatgtaattgttataatcgtaatgcgcatattatcttttattatttacttttggatatatgaagatgttttactgttggattatcgccgtagtgttacgcaatcgttttcggtccatggcctcttgtctgttttcgcaccataagaaattagggccgaatttgcaatgaccagaaagtcgttaaaagaggaaagttagcattgaggggcatatgtttgactgagaaaaataaaaatttattcaatagctagcttgtaaaaaatacttggttataaaaacttgattgacaactaagcagcatgtctactatgggtttcagagacagtgcaagcaggtttttgggcaatacctatttctgtaacgaacactcttaacagaacgagattttgctatagtgcattacacccagtgccgtaatttataagggtatcgtgaatcactaatcgtaaagaataacgacacttgtccttgtaccaagagacaaaaaaactccattatgcagaaatggatacgaacacgcgtataaagctccacctaccctctccccaacccccccccccccctcctatcccttttccttcttcgttcctccgccttcctttctctctctctctctctctctctctctctgtgccattcgtatgtgttgaccctccaaactgggtataagactacacacaaaacgttgaattggtgaaattaggctatgtattggaagtataatatacataaatattaaagcaatttatcattattgcattactatacaactagaattcatggaaacagtttataacctgttaagcgtcacccacgtaataatacgtttaccgcgatctactcggtagcgccttcaacgggatattacgttcaagactttaactgtgcttgtcaagccgtcagccccgtaataatacgtttactcgcatagaaagtgtaggaacatcatttggtaacactctcagcaccatgggaaacttatttccagcctggcaactctttcctgtggtcgcttatgctagaaaactgcctgtccctgttggttttctttcaatacgcttcgggcgtttatcgagacaaattggatttcgcgtctttcacaatgaatgtccaaagaggaggcatatttctttaggtgagatcaatcaaatactagatgaggagtgtgatattgataacctctttgatgatgagagctctagttctgaatcctccagtgatgatacaaattttcttccaattgcgtgaagatgacttttctttgccgagtgactggactccgagagagagagagagagagagagagagagagagagagagagagagagagatagagagagagagagagagatagaaaagaggagagagagagagagagagagagagaattttcctacagttaattacagtatgaataacaagcataaaaatcaatattaactttgaaaaactatcatcagtgctatgatcgctgattacaaaaaagcgtgacggtacgtagcagcgagctcatcagggcggacgcttaacaggataatggaacggcgtatgtgtgaaacctccactaatgtggcaacgatgattttgccattcttagcatgcaaacattaaagcatgcaaacattaaaggttacatttatttctggcatacgattattaagaattcaaaatactaataaagactgaaatcaatgaaagtgctagcaaaaacaaaaaaagcaaaaaaaaaaaaaaaaaaaaacgtagtcgttcctctgtgcacttttccgtattcgttcctctatggttttcggcagccagatgtacgaaaacgttagaaacatttgattttatctacgttagaaatatctgtaatttttcggggtaatttggttgcaaaaaagggataatatacatgaattaaatcaaattttttaaataacaatgtaaatttaaactaaataacgagtaaagtaaacagtttagggaataaaactttgcagttcgtcgtcggtctgtctgtctgctgtttgtaattgtgtttatggcgcgcgcgctttagaaaccaggaacagcaactgggttttaaagtgcaatgtggagtgaactgagaccaaaatgtgtataataaacaatcaaataagcactgtggagtttcagttgtgatggcagtaaggataaaaacgccgattacaaggtaagaatgaattcagtccaaccataaccccgggaataacaagtttcatactttcactaatataggcacaaaatgttgttttattgtgctgattacaactgcaatcttgagtaagatcaataaacgttacatacaatacgctaacattgttcaaatgagtgctgggaaggctgggtaaagatggtgtccgtcactgatgagaaccgtccatgaaaaacgtagccgccatattggatttaaaactgccttgaaacatattttttttacgaagagctcacatgcttattttagttcgtatggggcttttcatatatcacaatatgttgacgaaacttcagtcttttaaatggtatgcttagagttgcaattgtattcatgtttcaccaattaaatatcgagtgataagacccgtctaccgtgatgagggttggcctgttgtgatgtttccccctagtaATACTAGACACAACAGCATTTTGCACATAAACTGGAAGTTACTGAACGTAGAAAGGTGTGTTAATAGTTGCAAGGGTAGATCTAGCCTAATTAACAACTCTGTGTCAATTTCTGGGgggttgactgtaattaacccccaggggcctgTACTAAACACaaagaaatacatttgacactGGAATCCCCTAGTGGCTTTCATATTCAccggaacgttccttgcagtccgtacgGAATTACTGCCTAAAATTACCATTGCAATTGCCATTGTCTAGTTCACAGCGGAACGCCGGTTTAAAATTACCGCAAATTCTACCAAAAATCATGGTTCCCATTTTAATTGTTAGACATGATACTAGCCTTGGTGCGTAACAGGTCGGCTTAACCTAATGTAGGCAAAGAACTAGGTATAGCCTACCCTATTGGGCCAATATGAAAGCAaaacatctaaataaaaaaattaacataaaaaacatattttacatttaaattcgCCTACGGGTTTTAAAAATAACCTTCAATATTCCTTGACCCTTACCCGGGTTTAGCGTAACCCTGCCCCTAACAGACGTAGCCTACCTTAGCGTAGCCTATAAGATATCACGTATATAAGCAACATCCAATCACATTTACGGTTCCTGTTTAACTAACACAACGGGAATAAgcagtaaaattaataattatagcaAGAAATTACCCTCCATGGGTAGTTAGTTGGTACCAATACAGACGGCGatgttattgtttacattcctCGAGAAGTTGCCTCTGTCTGGATTATCTTCCGGACGTTGGAGGCCGAGGATGACTAGGGAGAGTTACAAATACTGTTCCTCCTCTAATTTCACGGCATACAcctggaatatttattaaaaacgcCTTAATTGTCAATAAATGTCGTTTAAACAATTATCATAACTAATTAAAAGCATATGGAAATTAGAGTTTAAAAGAATACGGACTGCACAGGGGATGACCGAGCACAGAGTACCGTtcacatttaattttatataccCTAAGACGGGATGACAAAAACCACTCAAAAATAGTTTCTCCTCTAATTTCACGACATaaacatgaaatatttattaaaaatgcctttattgtattaaaatgtcgtttaaacaattattatgattgatttttaaaaatctaaaactaCGTTTGAAGCCGGGGATGACAAGGAAGAGTTACAACCGTTTCTCCTCTCATTTCATGTTctaaacttgaaatatttattaaaaatatctttattgtCGTCAAATGCCGTttatacaattattataattaatcaaAAACATCTAAAACTACGTTGGAAGCCAAGGATAACAGGGAAGAGTTAAAAATACTGTTTCTCCTCCCATTTCACGTCCTAGacttgaaatatttattgaaaataccTTTATTGTCATCAAATGTCGTTTAAAcaattattataactattataattaATCAAAAACTTCTAAAACTACGTTGGAAGCCGGGGGTGACAAGGAAGAGTTAAAAATACGGTCTTCCTCTAATTTCACGTTataaacttgaaatatttattaaaaaatatctctGTTATCGTCAAATGTCGTTTAAACCattgttataattaataattaaaaacatcTAAAACTGCGTTGGAAGGCAGGGTTGACAAATACCACTTAAAAATACTGCTTCTCCTCCTATTTCAAgttctaaaattgaaatatttatcaaaaatacctTTGTTGTCGTCAAATGTCAtttaaacaattattataattaatcaaAAACATCTAAAACTACGTTGGAAGCCGGGAGTGACGAGGAAGAGTTAAAAATACTGATTCCCTAATTACACGTCATAAActtgatatattttataaaaaaaaaaatacctctgTTATCGTCAAATGTCGTTTAAGCTATTATTATAACTTATTAAAAACATCCAGAACTCCTAGAGTTTACAAAAATTCGGACTGCACCAAGGCATGACAGAACATATAGTACCGTTTCACATTTAATTTTATACGCCCTAAGacggaatgacaaaaaaaaaaccacttaaaATACTGTTTCTCCTCTAATTTCAAGTTCTAAagttgaaatatttattaaaaatacctTTATTGTAATAAGATGTCGTTTAAacaattattatgattaataattaaaaacatcTAAAACTACGTTGGAAGCCGGGGATGACAAATAAGAGTCAAAAATACTGTTATTTCTCCTCTAACTTCACGTcataaacttgaaatatttatcaaaatataccTCTGTTATCGTCCAATGGCGTTTgagctattattataattaactaAAAACATCTAAAAGTCCTGGGGTTTCAAAATATACGGACTGCCTCATGGCCATGACAGAGCTCGGAGGACCGTTTCACATTTACTTTTGCGTCCTAAGACtggaattcataaataaatgtagCTTCAGTGTCGTCAGACGTCGTTTAAATAGTTAGATTTAAAAACTTAGAAAGTTATAACAacataagatttaaaaaatacgGGTATGACAAATATTCCCGGCTAGTACTGTTTCTCATTtaatttcatagatgagaaatttAGACAAAACATGAGCCTTGTTGTCGTAAAA from Macrobrachium nipponense isolate FS-2020 chromosome 28, ASM1510439v2, whole genome shotgun sequence carries:
- the LOC135201698 gene encoding uncharacterized protein LOC135201698 isoform X1, coding for MESSGQPSSVPSVYQVHRSIPHGDIVLKNKCPSGEPLIDCKMIGEGGKGKTRKVTVENASSSQTVELDSDIPLDGLLPTVGNRSEPGSIVIGEPVQGCVMVDLPDSVVKDGTSVQVQSVPYLIDQQVLVQVSGEEPRIEVQAPRTSDLVSVYVKSGQGSSSAVADIRNSLEVASNRCLPVEQPNSSDSNHVKPGLIESRFVFQDLSRDEFPTISLSEGSQKENFDIKLENEDDSSQVPRRKSARRARLKWKSLEEEDNVIRRINFLKKRKHYPLSPSDKGKVFNNLKPELPLVEVPVWGQYLTSVRVIDGKWIYGIASSKAILHQALEGHSRSILCDYIKSHPCNFEKRRNARSQECRIMWQHKRVMFDGVPFIIASSEDLKCTFGMNYKFKKKKSDEIVDISVPDEFINEGDRGKSEENSNRVEEKKTKVSRTPKKAYKDVMFTSCPAKITVKVIVKYPGYAVHPLSFPAERKVRLKALRTALSKKSDVEKEELYYVTLPLGSAHNHEFTGRSRNIHPSIIAKVKELVHSGITAPKVIKKLLDSHVQIEHGHDVVTPHPDDRAYYPKVKDIGNLVYNYCKKMGISSKRKSVGAPAEVLPGKKRHHKSLQSEENDEECCNSAITDNLPLQASTLQEAVQTFCTDEPDRGNVSVGGEQECNPVTAVMPNTSSEVASLAEMVRGQLDSLRNITYSLTEASSLQELYQSLQGILTHYTTVNQQILQGSLGNGTAPTAAFIIHESVIDPLAVGEDSLQVGVSEAIPTSLTVPVRDTNSIVTTAKFRNAQIVENAHLRQFKPPVALQCLATNVVPTLTMSHLPRSSNPVSEQGPAHIVTSLPSNSTASPAAVSITQPTYQAVAPVSQDASAVPVQLSLPPYFYYVQEVTVPESSTATPSLNAR
- the LOC135201698 gene encoding uncharacterized protein LOC135201698 isoform X2, giving the protein MESSGQPSSVPSVYQVHRSIPHGDIVLKNKCPSGEPLIDCKMIGEGGKGKTRKVTVENASSSQTVELDSDIPLDGLLPTVGNRSEPGSIVIGEPVQGCVMVDLPDSVVKDGTSVQVQSVPYLIDQQVLVQVSGEEPRIEVQAPRTSDLVSVYVKSGQGSSSAVADIRNSLEVASNRCLPVEQPNSSDSNHVKPGLIESRFVFQDLSRDEFPTISLSEGSQKENFDIKLENEDDSSQVPRRKSARRARLKWKSLEEEDNVIRRINFLKKRKHYPLSPSDKGKVFNNLKPELPLVEVPVWGQYLTSVRVIDGKWIYGIASSKAILHQALEGHSRSILCDYIKSHPCNFEKRRNARSQECRIMWQHKRVMFDGVPFIIASSEDLKCTFGMNYKFKKKSDEIVDISVPDEFINEGDRGKSEENSNRVEEKKTKVSRTPKKAYKDVMFTSCPAKITVKVIVKYPGYAVHPLSFPAERKVRLKALRTALSKKSDVEKEELYYVTLPLGSAHNHEFTGRSRNIHPSIIAKVKELVHSGITAPKVIKKLLDSHVQIEHGHDVVTPHPDDRAYYPKVKDIGNLVYNYCKKMGISSKRKSVGAPAEVLPGKKRHHKSLQSEENDEECCNSAITDNLPLQASTLQEAVQTFCTDEPDRGNVSVGGEQECNPVTAVMPNTSSEVASLAEMVRGQLDSLRNITYSLTEASSLQELYQSLQGILTHYTTVNQQILQGSLGNGTAPTAAFIIHESVIDPLAVGEDSLQVGVSEAIPTSLTVPVRDTNSIVTTAKFRNAQIVENAHLRQFKPPVALQCLATNVVPTLTMSHLPRSSNPVSEQGPAHIVTSLPSNSTASPAAVSITQPTYQAVAPVSQDASAVPVQLSLPPYFYYVQEVTVPESSTATPSLNAR